In Candidatus Kryptoniota bacterium, the sequence TCGTGGACTCGTCAATGTACTACAAGACTTACATCACAAAGCCGTTTGACAAAAGATTCTTCCTGATCCTGAATGTGGCCGTCGGCGGCAACTGGCCGGGATCGCCCGATTACACGACAGTCTTTCCGCAAAAGATGCTCGTCGATTACGTGAGGGTGTACAGGAGGAAGAATTGAATCTGAATATGAAAATTCCGATCGACCAAGTACCGGGAGCCGTATTCATCATCCCGGTCCTGTTGGTCGCAGTCTTTCTTCCGGTAGATTCATTCTCTCAAAATGGATTTGTCACCACGAATGGAAAAGAAATTGTCGCGCCCAACGGCAAGCCGATTCTTCTAAAGGGAATAAATCTAGGCAACTGGCTTGAGCCGGAAGGTTACATGTTCAAATTTGAGAAGGCAAACTCTCCCCGTCTCATTTATGAAATGTTTGACGAACTTATAGGTCCCGACGAATCGAGTGAGTTCTGGAATGCCTACCGCGCTAGCTACATAACAAGAGGTGATCTGGAATTCATAAGGGAAGCGGGATTCAATTCGGTTCGCATTCCATTCGATTACAGACTGTTCGTACGTGAAGAAGATCCGGTAGAATTCGATTCCGTCGGGTTTCGCCTGCTCGACAGCGCGGTGACATGGTGCGGAGAGACCGGGCTATGGGCAGTGCTCGATATGCACTGTGCGCCCGGAGGTCAGACTGGGGACAACATCGACGACAGTTACGGTTATCCGTTCCTTATCGAGAGCGAAAAAAGCCGGAACCTAACGGTGAAGTTGTGGAAAAAAATCGCTGAGAGATACTCGGCGAATCCTGCCGTGCTCGGGTACGATCTCCTGAACGAACCGATCGCCCCCTACTTCGATGTCGACAAGCTGAATCCTTTCCTCGAGCCGCTTTATAAGAAAATTACCGCTGCGATCAGGGAAGTGGACAGGAATCACATCGTCATACTAGGCGGAGCGCAATGGGATTCGAACTTCAAGATCTTCGGTAAACCGTTCGACAGTTTACTGGTGTACACATTCCACAAGTACTGGAGCGATACGACACGCGAAGTGATCCAGGAGTACATCGACTTCAGGAACAAATTTGACGTGCCTATTTGGCTGGGGGAATCGGGCGAGAATAAATTTGCATGGATAAAATCATTTCGGGAGCTCCTTGAAGGGAACGACATAGGATGGTGTTTCTGGCCATACAAGAAACTGGATTCGAAAAGTTGCATTGCCTCGATCAAGATGACGAAAGAGTACGAGTCGCTGATGAGATTCGCAGAGAGCGACAGGTCGAACTTCGAAAAAATAAGGAAGAACCGTCCCGAAACGGGAGTCGTCCATAAAGCTCTCAATGATTACCTGAAGAACATTGCGCTTGCCAACTGTGAAATTAATTCTCTTTATCTGGATGCTCTTGGCATAAACACCCGATGACATCACCGATTTGCCTGAATAATTATATCTGGTCGACGTTTAAGCTGAGCAGGCGATTAAAAGGGTAATCTTGAAGAGTCCTTTAAGAGTTCCACGACACAATCCAGCCGTGGGATGGATATTCAATCAGGAGATTCTTATAATTGTTCTCCAGAGCCAATTTGGAAATGGCGGGGCTGCCGGATATTTCCAATGCTAGAATGAATTGTCGCAATAGAATGCGAGGCAGGAGATGCTGAAACAAGGCGATCCACACCACCAGGACGGCCGGTTCAAGCTGAATTCAAACCAGCGCCTTTACGCGATCATAACTTCAATCCTGGTAGTTGCATTCGTCCTTCTGTTCTATGCATTCCCGGGAGACGGTCCGAACACAAGTCCGAACAGACCTGTTGAAATCACTTTCGCAGACAACATCTCCAGAGCATATCAGGAAGTAATCGACCTCTTCAACAAGGAGCATGAGGGAAGAATAAAGGTAATTCCTGTAAATCTTCCGTTCACGAAATTCAGCACCGATGACCGCAAGGAACTGCTCGCGAGGTATTTCAGGAGCAAGAGCGACAGGATAGACGTGTTTTCAGTGGACCAGATCTGGGTGCCGCGGTTCGCCGGCTGGTGCGTCCCGCTCGACGATTACCTGCCAGACGAGAAAGTCGCTCCGCTCAACTACTACGCGGCGCGATCATGTTATCTAAACGGTTCACTGATCGCTGCACCGCTATACCTCGATATTGCGGTAATGTTCTATCGAAAGGATTTAATCCGGAGTCTTCCCGACGGAGAGTACTGGACGCACCGGCTGGAGAACTCTGTCACCTGGGACGAGCTGTTCAAGCTTCACTCCAAGACCGGAAATCTCCCGGGACCGTTTTTCATTTACCAGGCGGATGACTACGAAGGGCTTGTCTGCATTTACACAGAACTCCTCGCGAACATGCACAGGCAAATCCTGGAGAACGGCGTACTGCAGCTGGAAACCCCGGAGGCCGAAAAGGCACTCCAGTTTCTCGTAGACCTTGTTGGTAAGTACCGTATATCTCCCGAGCAGGTTTCGCGCTTCAAGGAGGACGTAAGCTATGATTTCTTCCTGAAGAACGACGGGATGTTCATCCGCGGGTGGCCGGGCTTCGCGCGTGACGACAGACTGAAGGGCGAATATCCGGAGCAGTATTCTCAGTGTGTGCCCGCTCCGCTTCCTCATCTTGTCGGCTCTCAGCCCGCTTATGTCTTCGGAGGCTGGAACCTGATGATATCGAAGTTCTCGACAAAAATTCCGGAGTCGGTGGAATTCGTCCGCTTCCTACTGGGCAAACAGTCTCAGGAGATTATGTATGCGGTGGGCGGGTGCCTTCCCACCAGCACTTCGGTGTATGCCGATTCGTCGTTCGTGAAAAAAAATCCGGCTCTCGCTTTTTACGAGGGGCTCTTTAAGTACGGAGTATACCGTCCGTTCTCCGAGAAATATACCGGGATCTCGGACGTCCTTTCACATTACCTGAATCTCGCCATCAGGAAGCAGATGTCGCCCCACGAGGCGCTGAAGATGGCGACCGAGGCGATAAACAGTGGTAACATTCTGATCAAGTAATATCGAAAAGGTGTGCCATGAGCAAGACGAAAATAATGGAGAAGTGGAAGGAACACCACCTCCAGGCGAAACACCTGACGGTGATATTCGTTACGCTGTTTGCATTCCAGCTTATCGTATCGCTTGTCAACAAGTCCTCGATGAGGTCCGTCTTCGGCGGCGCGCAGGAATGGTACCAGAAAGATTCGGCTGAGAAGACTGCAAATCTCACGACTACTTCATTCGAGCTTCTCCTTGAAAGCATCAGCGCCAGACACGACCTGACCCCTGACCAGTCCACCAAGCTTGTCAAGGCGTTCGATATACTGTTCTCCCAGCAGGAACTTCAGCGTAATACCGAAGAGATGTGTATCTTGCTGAAGAGACAAAACGAAGTATACGCGGTTGACGACGGGAAAGCGCTCTACTCACTTTTATTCCTCGACCCGAAGGACTTCGGCACAAAGAACTCCGGGCATTCAAACGCCATAAGACTGTTCGGTCAGCTCGGAGGTCAGCTTATGGCAAGCCAGCAAATAGTGAGCGTTGTGACGAACAGGCACACTTTTAACACGTTCGTCCCATTGATACTCCGCGGCGAATGCGTCGGGGCGGTATACGTCAAAGACACGCCGGACTTCTCTCTTGTTACGAATGAGATCGTCTCGAATTACGACCAGACGTCGCTGATCTACCTGTCGCTGATTTCCCTAGGGCTCCTATCGATGTACTTCATCTCCACATACTCCGTGAAGGGACGCGACGAGGCGCAGAAACTTCTCCTTGTGGAACATGAGAACAGCATCAAGGAGCAGGTGAAACACGAGAAAGAGATGACATTCACGAAAAGGATATACCACACGCATCATAAGGCGGAGAAGATCGTTGGGTTCATCCGCGGCGATCTTGCGACGCTTACTCCGGCCAACATCGATCAGGTCAAATACCGTGTAAGCAAGTATGCCAATTTCATTTCCAGGATCATTTACGACATGAAATGGTACGACCCTCCTGTGCAAACCATCAGGAGCCCGATCTTCTGCACGGATTTAAACGAAGTGATAAGATTTCTTGTAAATCAGATTTTCCTAAAAAGCTCGAGAAAGAGCGGGACGTTCGAGATAATGTTCGTCGAAGGGAAAGAAATTCCTCCTGTTTCCATAAACGAATTTGTCATCTGGGAAATTGTCGACCCGCTGGTGCAAAACAGCATCGACCACGGAAAGAGGTCGGATTTGAGGATCACCATCTCCACGAGGAACGACAAGGAGTCTGGCACGTCATATATTTCCATCCGCGACAACGGAAAGGGGATTTTGCCCGAATTACTCCAGGTCAACGACAAAGGAATAAAGAAGCTATTTCTGGAAAGTGTATCGACCAAGGAATCGTCGCTCCAGAACGTCGGTTACGGCTGTTACATAGCCTACGAAATGGCAAAGCGCTGCGGCTGGACGATAGACGCGTCGAATCTCCCCGAAGGCGGCTGCGAATTCATCATCACTGCCAAGAACTAATACAGGGCGAACAATGCCAAGCGAAGACATAATCAGCGTACTCCTCATCGAAGACGAAGAGTACGACGTCGTCAGAATAGAGAACACAATAAAACCGTTCGCCGAAAAGATCGTGCTGACCGATATAGTATCCGACGGCAACGATGCGCTCGACCTTATCAGGGTGAAGGGGAAGTCGTACGACGTGGTCATCATGGACCTCAACCTTTCCGGCGGCTTGATGGGAGAAAAACTCATCGAGAAAATCAAGGAGTGCGCCCCCTCCACGCAAATCATAGTCATCACGAAGATGACGATAAATGTGACCGACTATAATCTCGCCAACCGCCTCATAAAGGCCGGCGCATACTGGTACGGCACCAAGTATCCGGGAGACATAGACTACATCTACCAACCGAACGACTTCATACTGAGCATAATAAATGCGAGCGAGAAATCGAGGATCGAGAAGGCATGGCTCAAGTCGCACCAGAGACTCGTGAAGAACATAGAAGACATACTGGAAGAGAAGAGGATAATCGGCGAGTCCGAGCCGATCGCCTCGCTGAAGAGCGATATCTCCAAATACGCAAAGAGCGACGTGAACATACTTATCAGCGGTTCGTCGGGGACCGGCAAAGAGCTGGTGGCTTATAACATTCATTACAACAGCAGCAGGAGATTCGAGAACTTCGTGGCCATCAATTGCGGCGGCCTCCCTTCCGAACTTGTCGAGAGCGAGCTTTTCGGATACGAGAAAGGCGCATTTACGGGCGCGGAAAAGAAGAAGCCCGGTCTCTTCGAAATCGCAAACAACGGAACGGTTTTCCTTGATGAAATCACCGAGCTCCCGCTTTCGGCGCAGGTCAAGCTCCTCCGCGTGATGCAGGAAGGAGAGCTGGAGAAGATCGGCCGCACCGAAAAAATAAAAGTCGATGTCCGGGTGATTGCCGCAACAAACCGCAATATCGAAGAGGAAGTGAGGGCGAAAAGATTTCGCGAGGACCTGTACTACAGGCTGAACGTCATTTATATACACGTCCCCGACCTGACACAGCGTAAGAGCGACATCCCCGTTCTGATAGAGCATTTCCTCGCGCAGTACAGCTCGCGGATGGGAAAGGACAAACCCGCCATCGACCGTGATGCTCTCGACGTGTTCTCCAACTATTCCTGGCCTGGAAACGTGCGTGAACTTAAGAACGTGGTACAGAGAATCCTGTTTGCCGACCAGTCGACTGTAAGCGCGGCACAGGCTAAACACGCGTTGGGAGCCGTTTACGAGGGCGACCAGTCCCGCTCGCCGGACGATCTGGAACAGATTTTCAAGAACCATCCGCTCCCGCTTTCGAACATGGAAAAGATGATGCGGGAGAAATATTTCCAATACGTGAGAAAGAATTCCTCGTCCGATACGGATGCAGCAAGAAAACTCGGACTCGCCCCGTCGAACTATTACAGGATGGCAAAACAGCTCGGCCTCAAGTGAAACGATATGAAGGTTTGCGATTACATAATGAGACAGAGGCCGGATATGAAGACGGTAATGCTTGAGTGCTCCGGATTGGCCGCAGCTATCGTTTTTCTTTTGTGTTCTCCTGCGATCTCTCAGAACACTGCCACGAGTGTCGCAACCGTCGGCGATGAAAAAATATCTGCGCGGGAATTTAAGATCAGGTACGAGCTTGTACCGCATCTCTCTCCTCACCAGGGAGATGCGGACTCGTCGAAAAAGTATCTCCTTTATTCGATTATCGCCGAGAAACTTCTCGCGAAAGAAGCCGCGTCTCTCGGTTATGCTTCCACGGATTACTACGAAAAGTCTATCGAAATCATCGCAGACCTTTACGTGAGAGACGCGCTTTACAGGAAAGTAATCTCGAGCAAAGTGAAGATCGACAAAAAGGATATACAGGAAGCGTTGGCCAGATTCTCACGGACCTTGAGCGTCAGGATAATTTCCGCCGCTGACTCGGGGACCATCTACGGTTACTACGACGAGCTGAAGAACGGCACTTCTCCGGATTCAATAGAGAAATATTCGGATCCCGTCGAGTACGGCGCCGGCAGGCCTCCGGTGAAAATCACTTATGGTCAGATGTCAGACGATCGCGTAGAAGACATCCTGTACCGCCTTAAACCCGGCCAATATTCCTTGCCTGTCCGGACACAAGACGGCTGGTTCATCTTCGTCGTTGTGGGGATCGATTACCGAGTTCCACCGAACGCCGATGACCCTGATTACAACAAATCGATAATCGAAGTAATCAGGATGAGAAAATCGAGAGAGATCGGACTCGGGTACCTGAACAAATTTTACAGCGATAAACATGCCGTCGTAGACAGCTTGATGTTTTGGAGCCTCGCCGAGAAGATATCCGCGATCCTCTCGGAGAAAGAGCGTGACAACGATTTCGGCGAGGAAGGGAATCTTTACTTGAGCGAAGGAAATCTGATGCGGATAATGTCCGACTTCGGAGTTGCCGACCTCGGAAAAGAAATCGTACACGCTCAGGATGATCCGGTTTCGCTGAAGGAGTATTTATACAGTCTACTCGTTTATCCTTATCTCGCGAAAGATCCGTCGCTGATGTCGACCGCCCGGCACCTTATGGCGAATCTCAATAAATATATCCAGTATAAATTTCTTTCAAGGGAAGGAGAGGTTGAGGGACTTCAGAACCTGCAGGACGTGAAAGAGGATGTGAAGATCTGGGCTGACAATTATCTCGCCAAGATGCTCAAGAATTCATTTCGTGATTCCGTAAATGTCACCGACTGGGAAGTCAGGGATTACTACATGGGAAACAACGAACGAGAGAAGGTGGATATCCTGGAGATTTTCAGTCGTAATCTCGACACCCTGACTGGGGTCATGAAGAAGATCGAGAACGGCGCGGACTTCCGTGAGCTCGCGACGGAGTACACGGAAAATTCATCGGCGAAAGCGAGCGGCGGAGACCTCGGCTACCGTTCCGTCGACTCGATAGGCGCGCTCGGGCAGATTGCCGTCGGCATGAAATTGAACGAAGTATATGGACCGGTGAAAACAGATAGCGGCTGTTCTATCATCAAACTCGTCGGAAGGAGACTTGAGGATAGAAAGCGCGAACAGGTCGACATACGCGAGATACTCACGCACAGTCTCGATACTGTGGAAGCGGTCTTCCGGCAGTTGAGCGCCGGTCAGGAGTTCGCGAGTCTTGCGAAAAAATATACGGAAAGGTCGTGGACCAGGTCCGACAGCGGGAGGTTTGGGTATTTTTCGGTTTATTCGTTCGGTGACATCGGGAGGATCGCATCAAGAATGAAGCCGGGTGAGGTGTACGGCCCGGTGACTACGGATAGCGGTTACTCCGTAATCAAACTGATTGGCAGGAGATACGATACTACCAAGACCGACCGGGACTTTGAGGCTGAGGCGACCGAGCTGAAGAGCGAAGTCCTCGAGAAGAAATTCGACGAAACATTTTTCAAATATGTTGCCGGGCTCGCGAAGAAATACGGGTACTCCATAAATATGGAGAATCTGAACGAGATCAAGGTGATCGACATTCCAATGTTCACTTACAAATACATCGGATTCGGCGGTAGAATTACGGCACTTCCTTATCTGGGACCATGGTACGATTGGGTCAAATATTTTGACCGGAAATCCGGTCCGGTTCCATGATGAGAGTTCCTGATCTCGTGCGGATTTTCGATTTTCGATCGGAAATCATCTGTGCCGCCCGGTTCCCTTGGAGAATGGCTATGAAAACTGTCGCAGGTTTATTCGTCTTGTTGTTCATGAATGTTGTCCTGGTAAACGCGCAGGGCTACAGACTTGTATGGTCCGACGAGTTTGACAGCACTTCACTCGACCAGACAAAATGGTCCTACGAGACCGGCAACAACGGCGGCTGGGGTAACAGCGAATTGGAGGATTACACGAGCCGGAGTCAGAACTGCAGTGTGGGAGGCGGATACCTGACGATAGCGGCTCAGCAGGAAAGTTACGGCGGCTACAATTACACATCTGCCAGGATAAAGACCGAGGGCAAGTTCTCCTTCGAGTATGGAAAGATAGAGGCAAGGATCAAACTTCCCTCAGGAAAAGGAATGTGGCCTGCTTTCTGGATGCTCGGCGATGACATTTCTTCTGTCGGATGGCCGTCGTGCGGTGAAAACGATATCATGGAGATGATCGGCGGGAGTGGAACCGGCAGTACGGGAAGTCCGCTCAGCGATGCAACCGTTTACGGTACACTACACTGGAACCAGAACGGCTCTGCCTCGGCTGGAGGCAAATACTCACTGAGCTCCGGAAAGTTCGGCGACGATTTCCATCTGATCGGAGTCGTCTGGACGTCCCGGCTCATCCAGTTTTACGTTGACGGTGCGATTTATTACCAGGTGGACATTTCGCCGACGGCTATGAGCGCGTTCAGAAACAAATTCTTCATTATCCTGAATCTCGCAGTCGGCGGAAATTGGCCGGGCAACCCCGACAGCACAACTTCATTTCCTCAAACGATGCAGGTGGACTATGTCAGGGTTTATGAAGACACGACCCAGTTGCCTTCAGTCTCGATCGCTTCTCCGGCGAACAATTCTAGTTTGACGGCATATTCCGACATATCAATATCGGCAAATGCCTCGATCCAGGGCGGAACGATAAGTAGAGTCGATTTCTTCCAGGACGCGATGAAGATCGGAGAGACGTACGTGAGCCCGTTCGAGATGAGATGGAAGAACGTATTCCCGGGAAATTACAGGCTGAGCGCCGTTGCCTACGCAAGCGGAGGTGCATCCGGCGTATCGGATACGGTCCGCGCGATCGTTGGAAGTGGTGCGGCGACTTCACCATATGGTGGCACACCCGCCCGCATTCCGGGAACGATCGAAGCGGAGAACTACGATCTCGGCGGAGAGGGAAGCGCGTACCATGATACCGATCCTCAGAACACGGGCGGACTCTATCGCCCGGACGACGGAGTAGACATCGAATCGTGTACCGATTCGGGAGACGGTTTTGACGTCGGCTGGACTCAGCCTAGCGAGTGGATTCTCTACACCGTGGACGTGAGCGACAGTGGCTCATGTCAAATCGCGGCGCGCGTCGCGTCCACCTCCGCCTCCGGCTCAATGCATTTCGAGATCGACGGGGTCGACGTCACCGGCATAATGAACGTTCCGAATACAGGGGGTTGGCAAATCTGGGCAACCGTTCAATCAAGCACCGTTACACTCGCGTCTGGCATCCACTACCTGAAGTTCTTCGTGAATTCAGGCCAGTTTAACGTTAATAGATTTTACATCTATCCTCCCGGTGCGTCGCCTTCTTTAAATCTCCTTTACCCGAACGGCGGAGAAGAGTTTTCGCCCGACAGCGTCGTCGAGATTTCGTGGCAAAGCCAGTTCGTCGACCAGGTACGAATAGGACTGTCGACAAGCGGGGGCGGGTTCTACTCTCTCGTGCAGAGCGGCGTCGATGCGGGCTTCGGGGTCTACCGCTGGAAAGTCCCCGCGGGTCCGTCGTCAAGCTGCAAGATTCTCGTGATGGATCAGAACGCAACCTCTGTAATGGACACATCGGATTCCGTGTTCTCGATCGGGACCGCTACTTCTGTCAGGCGGGAAACCGGCAATCCGACAGGCTTTTCTCTTGGACAGAACTACCCGAATCCATTTAACCCGACGACAGGCATCAACTATCGACTGGCCGAGAGCAGTTTCGTAAAATTAAAAGTCTTCGATCTCCTGGGACGCGAGATAAGAACTCTTGTCGAGGGTCCCCAGGTCTCCGGGGAGCATGACGTCGTCTTCGATGCAGGAAGTCTCCCGAGCGGAGTTTATTTCTGCCGGCTCGAGGCCGGTGGAATCACTCGATTGAGAAAAATGGTCCTGGTGAAATGATCGGCATCGAGAAGAGAAGAGCATCTATTCTATCGCATAGCCTGCAGATCTTCACGGGGAGGGGCTTACTGAAGATCCTGCTGACGTGTTATGTCTCGATCGTACCCATGATTTCTTGGTCACAGACGAAACTTGTCCCGTACCGCGCGGGTGACGCGTGGGGATTTTGTGACGCTGATAAGAGTATAGTTGTCCGTCCAAAGTATCAATATGTCGACAAGTTCTTCAACGGCTATGCGCGTGTTCGATCATCAAACCGGTACGGCCTCGTGAACGAAAAAGGCGAGCTGGTGATCAAAACTGACTACGATGACGTATACGACGTCTCCGACAATCGCGTCGCCGTGGAACAAAACGGCAGGTGGGGATTCTCGGACCCTTCCGGCAGAATAATTGTGCCACCCGAGTTTGATGAGGTGAACTCCTTCTGCGAAAATCTTGCGGCTGTAAAAAAAGGAGACAACTGGGGATTCATTGATACAGCTGGAAAAGTTGTTATCCCGATTATTTATTCGAAAGTCTTCAGTTTCAAATCCGGTCTCGCGGGCGTCTTGAAAGAAAACAAGGCGGGGTTCATAACCGAAGATGGAAAGGAAGCGGTCGAAATCAAATACGATGATATCCCTCTCAGGTATGACGACATGTTCTCCGATGGTCTTTCGGCAGTTGAACTGAACGGATACTGGGGGTTCGTCGATCTAAAAGGCAAGCTGGTCATCCCAAACATTTTCAATTTCGTATTTGCATTCAGCGAGGGGATGGCGGGTTTTATTGAGGGTCACAAGTGCGGCTTCATTGACCGGGACGGAAAAGTGGTGGTCAATCCTGTTTATGACAATGTCTTCGAGTTCCATGAAGGGTTCGCCTGCGTCGGAAGTGGAACGCGTCGCGGATATATAAATCGCCGCGCCAAATTGATAACCGAAATCAAATACAACTGGGCAAATTCGTTCAGTGACGGGAGAGCGAGGGTCGGATCGGGCGTCAAGTTCGGATTCATCGGCACAACGGGGATCGAAGTAGTCCCTCTGATCTATGACGGCGCGGACGACTTTCACGAAGGACTCGCCGCGGTCATGAAGGGCGGCCACTGGGGATACGTCGACAGGAACGGAAAGGTCGTCATCCCATTCAGGTACGACAGCGCGACAAAGTTCGAGGAGGGTATTGCTCTTGTGAAATATAACGGCCAATTCGGTTACATCGGCAAAAACGGTCAGGAATATTGGAACGGTAGTTCCGATGAAAGCGTGAGATGAACATGGCAGAACTCGAGGATATTCCCCGATCGAATACAATTGGTAAATCGCTCTTCAAGATAATTGAAATGATTTGTCCCGGTTTACGGGTCGTAATTACGGAGTCGTTATGAATTCTTTTTACAAATTCTCTTTGATCTCGGTATTAGTGTTTGCCCCTCTCACGCAAGTGTGTTCACAGGGATTCCTGAATGTCAGCGGACAGAAAATAGTCGATCAATCCGGAAACGAAATTCATTTTCGCGGAATGGGAATCGGAGGATGGCTGGAGCCGGAAGGC encodes:
- a CDS encoding cellulase family glycosylhydrolase, with protein sequence MNLNMKIPIDQVPGAVFIIPVLLVAVFLPVDSFSQNGFVTTNGKEIVAPNGKPILLKGINLGNWLEPEGYMFKFEKANSPRLIYEMFDELIGPDESSEFWNAYRASYITRGDLEFIREAGFNSVRIPFDYRLFVREEDPVEFDSVGFRLLDSAVTWCGETGLWAVLDMHCAPGGQTGDNIDDSYGYPFLIESEKSRNLTVKLWKKIAERYSANPAVLGYDLLNEPIAPYFDVDKLNPFLEPLYKKITAAIREVDRNHIVILGGAQWDSNFKIFGKPFDSLLVYTFHKYWSDTTREVIQEYIDFRNKFDVPIWLGESGENKFAWIKSFRELLEGNDIGWCFWPYKKLDSKSCIASIKMTKEYESLMRFAESDRSNFEKIRKNRPETGVVHKALNDYLKNIALANCEINSLYLDALGINTR
- a CDS encoding family 16 glycosylhydrolase; this encodes MKTVAGLFVLLFMNVVLVNAQGYRLVWSDEFDSTSLDQTKWSYETGNNGGWGNSELEDYTSRSQNCSVGGGYLTIAAQQESYGGYNYTSARIKTEGKFSFEYGKIEARIKLPSGKGMWPAFWMLGDDISSVGWPSCGENDIMEMIGGSGTGSTGSPLSDATVYGTLHWNQNGSASAGGKYSLSSGKFGDDFHLIGVVWTSRLIQFYVDGAIYYQVDISPTAMSAFRNKFFIILNLAVGGNWPGNPDSTTSFPQTMQVDYVRVYEDTTQLPSVSIASPANNSSLTAYSDISISANASIQGGTISRVDFFQDAMKIGETYVSPFEMRWKNVFPGNYRLSAVAYASGGASGVSDTVRAIVGSGAATSPYGGTPARIPGTIEAENYDLGGEGSAYHDTDPQNTGGLYRPDDGVDIESCTDSGDGFDVGWTQPSEWILYTVDVSDSGSCQIAARVASTSASGSMHFEIDGVDVTGIMNVPNTGGWQIWATVQSSTVTLASGIHYLKFFVNSGQFNVNRFYIYPPGASPSLNLLYPNGGEEFSPDSVVEISWQSQFVDQVRIGLSTSGGGFYSLVQSGVDAGFGVYRWKVPAGPSSSCKILVMDQNATSVMDTSDSVFSIGTATSVRRETGNPTGFSLGQNYPNPFNPTTGINYRLAESSFVKLKVFDLLGREIRTLVEGPQVSGEHDVVFDAGSLPSGVYFCRLEAGGITRLRKMVLVK
- a CDS encoding sigma-54 dependent transcriptional regulator, which codes for MPSEDIISVLLIEDEEYDVVRIENTIKPFAEKIVLTDIVSDGNDALDLIRVKGKSYDVVIMDLNLSGGLMGEKLIEKIKECAPSTQIIVITKMTINVTDYNLANRLIKAGAYWYGTKYPGDIDYIYQPNDFILSIINASEKSRIEKAWLKSHQRLVKNIEDILEEKRIIGESEPIASLKSDISKYAKSDVNILISGSSGTGKELVAYNIHYNSSRRFENFVAINCGGLPSELVESELFGYEKGAFTGAEKKKPGLFEIANNGTVFLDEITELPLSAQVKLLRVMQEGELEKIGRTEKIKVDVRVIAATNRNIEEEVRAKRFREDLYYRLNVIYIHVPDLTQRKSDIPVLIEHFLAQYSSRMGKDKPAIDRDALDVFSNYSWPGNVRELKNVVQRILFADQSTVSAAQAKHALGAVYEGDQSRSPDDLEQIFKNHPLPLSNMEKMMREKYFQYVRKNSSSDTDAARKLGLAPSNYYRMAKQLGLK
- a CDS encoding WG repeat-containing protein, producing MIGIEKRRASILSHSLQIFTGRGLLKILLTCYVSIVPMISWSQTKLVPYRAGDAWGFCDADKSIVVRPKYQYVDKFFNGYARVRSSNRYGLVNEKGELVIKTDYDDVYDVSDNRVAVEQNGRWGFSDPSGRIIVPPEFDEVNSFCENLAAVKKGDNWGFIDTAGKVVIPIIYSKVFSFKSGLAGVLKENKAGFITEDGKEAVEIKYDDIPLRYDDMFSDGLSAVELNGYWGFVDLKGKLVIPNIFNFVFAFSEGMAGFIEGHKCGFIDRDGKVVVNPVYDNVFEFHEGFACVGSGTRRGYINRRAKLITEIKYNWANSFSDGRARVGSGVKFGFIGTTGIEVVPLIYDGADDFHEGLAAVMKGGHWGYVDRNGKVVIPFRYDSATKFEEGIALVKYNGQFGYIGKNGQEYWNGSSDESVR
- a CDS encoding extracellular solute-binding protein; amino-acid sequence: MLKQGDPHHQDGRFKLNSNQRLYAIITSILVVAFVLLFYAFPGDGPNTSPNRPVEITFADNISRAYQEVIDLFNKEHEGRIKVIPVNLPFTKFSTDDRKELLARYFRSKSDRIDVFSVDQIWVPRFAGWCVPLDDYLPDEKVAPLNYYAARSCYLNGSLIAAPLYLDIAVMFYRKDLIRSLPDGEYWTHRLENSVTWDELFKLHSKTGNLPGPFFIYQADDYEGLVCIYTELLANMHRQILENGVLQLETPEAEKALQFLVDLVGKYRISPEQVSRFKEDVSYDFFLKNDGMFIRGWPGFARDDRLKGEYPEQYSQCVPAPLPHLVGSQPAYVFGGWNLMISKFSTKIPESVEFVRFLLGKQSQEIMYAVGGCLPTSTSVYADSSFVKKNPALAFYEGLFKYGVYRPFSEKYTGISDVLSHYLNLAIRKQMSPHEALKMATEAINSGNILIK
- a CDS encoding peptidylprolyl isomerase; the encoded protein is MRQRPDMKTVMLECSGLAAAIVFLLCSPAISQNTATSVATVGDEKISAREFKIRYELVPHLSPHQGDADSSKKYLLYSIIAEKLLAKEAASLGYASTDYYEKSIEIIADLYVRDALYRKVISSKVKIDKKDIQEALARFSRTLSVRIISAADSGTIYGYYDELKNGTSPDSIEKYSDPVEYGAGRPPVKITYGQMSDDRVEDILYRLKPGQYSLPVRTQDGWFIFVVVGIDYRVPPNADDPDYNKSIIEVIRMRKSREIGLGYLNKFYSDKHAVVDSLMFWSLAEKISAILSEKERDNDFGEEGNLYLSEGNLMRIMSDFGVADLGKEIVHAQDDPVSLKEYLYSLLVYPYLAKDPSLMSTARHLMANLNKYIQYKFLSREGEVEGLQNLQDVKEDVKIWADNYLAKMLKNSFRDSVNVTDWEVRDYYMGNNEREKVDILEIFSRNLDTLTGVMKKIENGADFRELATEYTENSSAKASGGDLGYRSVDSIGALGQIAVGMKLNEVYGPVKTDSGCSIIKLVGRRLEDRKREQVDIREILTHSLDTVEAVFRQLSAGQEFASLAKKYTERSWTRSDSGRFGYFSVYSFGDIGRIASRMKPGEVYGPVTTDSGYSVIKLIGRRYDTTKTDRDFEAEATELKSEVLEKKFDETFFKYVAGLAKKYGYSINMENLNEIKVIDIPMFTYKYIGFGGRITALPYLGPWYDWVKYFDRKSGPVP
- a CDS encoding ATP-binding protein gives rise to the protein MSKTKIMEKWKEHHLQAKHLTVIFVTLFAFQLIVSLVNKSSMRSVFGGAQEWYQKDSAEKTANLTTTSFELLLESISARHDLTPDQSTKLVKAFDILFSQQELQRNTEEMCILLKRQNEVYAVDDGKALYSLLFLDPKDFGTKNSGHSNAIRLFGQLGGQLMASQQIVSVVTNRHTFNTFVPLILRGECVGAVYVKDTPDFSLVTNEIVSNYDQTSLIYLSLISLGLLSMYFISTYSVKGRDEAQKLLLVEHENSIKEQVKHEKEMTFTKRIYHTHHKAEKIVGFIRGDLATLTPANIDQVKYRVSKYANFISRIIYDMKWYDPPVQTIRSPIFCTDLNEVIRFLVNQIFLKSSRKSGTFEIMFVEGKEIPPVSINEFVIWEIVDPLVQNSIDHGKRSDLRITISTRNDKESGTSYISIRDNGKGILPELLQVNDKGIKKLFLESVSTKESSLQNVGYGCYIAYEMAKRCGWTIDASNLPEGGCEFIITAKN